In a single window of the Mesorhizobium shangrilense genome:
- a CDS encoding ribulose-phosphate 3-epimerase translates to MTSPDWIDALPTDRLIGEFSMWSADLVNLERDLGRIAGHADVLHIDVADGHFAPALLFFPDLVAAIRKATSIPIHVHLMTADDVLIPQIEQFADAGSDLISIHLENEAVASEALDVLDARGVAAGMVLKVESPVEAVAPYLPRLRFVTLLGTAIGVKGQGLDERAGDRLRAAKQLIWQAKSPRRTVLAADGGIREHTVPVLRAAGAETVVVGSLAFGAPDLAARMSWLHAL, encoded by the coding sequence ATGACCTCGCCCGACTGGATAGATGCCCTGCCGACCGACCGCCTGATCGGCGAGTTCTCGATGTGGTCTGCCGACCTCGTCAATCTCGAGCGGGACCTTGGCCGCATCGCCGGGCACGCCGACGTGCTGCACATCGACGTCGCCGACGGGCATTTTGCTCCTGCGCTGCTGTTCTTCCCCGACCTCGTCGCTGCGATCCGCAAGGCGACGAGCATTCCGATCCACGTTCATCTGATGACCGCCGACGACGTGCTGATCCCGCAGATCGAGCAGTTCGCCGACGCCGGCAGCGACCTGATCAGCATCCATCTGGAGAACGAGGCGGTCGCTTCCGAGGCCCTGGACGTGCTTGACGCGCGCGGCGTGGCGGCGGGCATGGTGCTGAAGGTGGAGAGCCCGGTCGAGGCGGTCGCGCCCTACCTTCCGCGCCTGCGCTTCGTGACCCTGCTCGGCACGGCCATCGGCGTGAAGGGACAGGGACTCGACGAGCGGGCCGGCGATCGCCTGCGGGCGGCCAAGCAGCTGATATGGCAGGCGAAGAGCCCGCGGCGGACCGTGCTGGCTGCCGACGGGGGCATCCGCGAGCACACGGTGCCTGTTCTGCGCGCTGCCGGCGCCGAGACCGTCGTGGTGGGCTCACTCGCCTTTGGCGCGCCGGACCTAGCCGCACGCATGTCGTGGCTGCACGCACTGTGA
- a CDS encoding alpha/beta fold hydrolase encodes MTPIGSIVRDGARLRVDDTGGEGVPVMFQHGLCGDAGQPAELFPEDARLRRITLECRGHGASEAGDTDRFGIATFARDVAAVADMTQSLPLVVGGVSMGAAIALRLAVKRPDLVCGLILVRPAWVTDAAPANMAPNAEVGRLLAALAGDEARKIFLAGETAKRLAAEAPDNLASLAGFFDRPNRAVTAALLQRISADGPGVSEDDLRALRVPTLVIGHGQDFVHPLAHAERLAALVPGSRLVRVTPKAENRARHVADVRDALQNFLKELQ; translated from the coding sequence ATGACGCCGATCGGCAGCATCGTTCGGGACGGCGCGCGGCTGCGCGTGGACGACACCGGCGGCGAGGGCGTGCCTGTCATGTTCCAGCACGGGCTCTGCGGCGACGCGGGCCAGCCGGCTGAACTGTTCCCTGAGGATGCGCGTCTGCGCCGCATAACGCTTGAATGCCGTGGCCACGGGGCGTCGGAGGCGGGCGACACCGATCGTTTCGGCATCGCGACGTTTGCCCGGGACGTCGCGGCTGTCGCGGACATGACGCAAAGCCTGCCCCTGGTCGTCGGTGGCGTCTCCATGGGCGCGGCGATCGCGCTGCGCCTGGCGGTGAAGCGGCCGGATCTGGTGTGCGGGCTGATCCTCGTGCGGCCTGCCTGGGTGACGGACGCCGCGCCCGCGAACATGGCGCCCAATGCGGAAGTGGGGCGGCTGCTAGCAGCCCTCGCGGGCGACGAGGCCCGCAAGATCTTCCTGGCGGGCGAGACCGCGAAGAGGCTCGCGGCGGAAGCGCCCGACAACCTGGCTTCGCTTGCGGGCTTCTTCGACCGGCCGAACCGGGCCGTCACGGCGGCCCTGCTGCAGCGCATTTCCGCCGATGGGCCTGGCGTCTCGGAAGACGATCTGCGGGCGCTTCGCGTGCCGACGCTGGTCATCGGCCACGGCCAGGACTTCGTGCATCCCCTTGCTCATGCCGAACGGCTCGCAGCGCTCGTCCCCGGCTCCCGGCTGGTGCGCGTGACGCCGAAGGCCGAGAACCGCGCCCGCCACGTCGCCGACGTCCGCGATGCGCTTCAAAACTTCCTGAAGGAACTCCAATGA
- a CDS encoding sugar phosphate isomerase/epimerase family protein, with protein MRLGIFAKTFPGEAPEPVLAAVSAAGFSVAQYNMACSGLPPMPDEIPPGVAAAVGAAAKDRQVEIVALSGTYNMIHPDPAVRAAGHRRLEVLAANAAAMSTRLITLCTGTRDAHDQWRAHPDNDTPEAWADLLASMEVAIGIADRHGVDLGIEPELANVVNSAAKARRLIDELRSSRLRIVFDPANLFEAETIERQLDIVARGIDLLADRIVMGHAKDRDAEGGFVTAGQGVLDYPHYLARLAAGGFDGPMVAHGLAAREAEGVARFLLGVMGAAGVEVTR; from the coding sequence ATGAGGCTGGGCATTTTTGCTAAGACCTTTCCGGGCGAGGCGCCGGAACCGGTGCTCGCCGCCGTGTCTGCGGCCGGCTTTTCGGTGGCGCAGTACAACATGGCCTGCTCGGGATTGCCGCCCATGCCCGACGAGATTCCGCCGGGCGTGGCCGCCGCGGTCGGCGCTGCCGCAAAGGACCGGCAGGTCGAGATCGTAGCGCTGTCCGGCACCTACAACATGATCCATCCCGACCCGGCCGTTCGCGCCGCGGGCCACAGGAGGCTCGAGGTCCTGGCGGCGAATGCGGCGGCGATGTCGACGCGGCTGATCACGCTCTGCACCGGTACACGCGATGCGCATGACCAGTGGCGGGCGCATCCCGACAACGACACCCCCGAGGCGTGGGCCGATCTGCTGGCGTCGATGGAAGTCGCCATCGGCATCGCGGACCGTCACGGGGTGGATCTCGGCATCGAGCCGGAACTGGCCAATGTCGTCAACTCGGCCGCAAAGGCGCGCCGGCTGATCGACGAGCTGCGCAGCTCGCGGCTCCGCATCGTCTTCGATCCCGCCAATCTTTTCGAAGCCGAAACGATCGAGCGCCAGCTCGATATAGTGGCACGCGGCATCGACTTGCTTGCCGATCGCATCGTGATGGGCCACGCCAAGGACCGGGACGCCGAGGGCGGCTTCGTCACCGCGGGACAGGGCGTGCTCGACTATCCTCACTATCTCGCGCGGCTTGCCGCCGGCGGCTTCGACGGGCCGATGGTCGCGCATGGCCTTGCTGCCCGCGAGGCCGAAGGCGTCGCCCGCTTCCTGCTCGGCGTGATGGGGGCTGCGGGCGTCGAGGTGACGCGATGA
- a CDS encoding Gfo/Idh/MocA family protein — protein sequence MPMKETDRLKVGVLGAGQIAQAAHFESCTKARNADLYAICDVAQDLRERMAVTHGAEKTFADYDAMLADPAVDAVIIATADAFHVPASIRALEAGKHVLCEKPVGVTIEEAEELKAAVARSGKVFQVGHMKRFDAGLQAAKTFIETEMGEMVALKAWYCDSTHRYPMTDAVQPLIVSSANARRPAANPKADLRRYYMLAHGCHLVDVARYFAGEITAVTARLSERAGIWCWFVDVEFARGTLGHLDLTVAVRMDWHEGFQIYGQNGSVIGKTYNPWYYKSSDVDIFREADGATHRVLGADGHFYRRQLEGFADVVLKGGAMEGASVEDGLASVRAMVAIARSAESGRRVTLAEVSGGV from the coding sequence ATGCCCATGAAGGAGACCGACCGCCTGAAAGTGGGGGTCCTGGGGGCGGGGCAGATCGCCCAGGCCGCCCATTTCGAAAGCTGCACCAAGGCGCGCAACGCCGACCTCTACGCGATCTGCGACGTGGCGCAGGATCTGCGCGAGCGCATGGCGGTGACGCATGGGGCCGAGAAGACGTTTGCCGACTATGACGCGATGCTGGCCGATCCGGCGGTCGACGCGGTGATCATCGCCACCGCGGACGCCTTCCACGTGCCGGCGTCGATCCGCGCGCTGGAGGCAGGCAAGCACGTGCTCTGCGAGAAGCCGGTCGGCGTGACGATCGAGGAGGCGGAGGAATTGAAGGCCGCCGTCGCGCGCTCGGGCAAGGTGTTCCAGGTCGGCCACATGAAGCGGTTCGACGCCGGGCTGCAGGCCGCCAAGACGTTCATCGAGACCGAGATGGGCGAGATGGTGGCGCTGAAGGCCTGGTACTGCGACAGCACGCACCGCTATCCGATGACGGACGCCGTGCAGCCGCTGATCGTGAGCAGCGCCAACGCGCGCAGGCCTGCCGCCAATCCGAAGGCTGACCTCAGGCGCTATTACATGCTGGCGCATGGCTGCCATCTGGTCGACGTCGCACGCTATTTTGCCGGCGAAATAACGGCGGTGACGGCCCGCCTCTCCGAGCGTGCAGGCATCTGGTGCTGGTTCGTCGACGTGGAGTTCGCGCGCGGCACGCTCGGCCATCTCGACCTGACCGTGGCAGTGCGGATGGACTGGCACGAGGGTTTTCAGATCTACGGCCAGAACGGCAGCGTCATCGGCAAGACCTACAATCCCTGGTACTACAAATCGAGCGACGTCGACATTTTCCGCGAGGCTGACGGCGCGACGCATCGCGTGCTCGGTGCCGACGGCCATTTTTATCGACGCCAACTCGAAGGTTTCGCCGATGTCGTCCTGAAGGGCGGGGCGATGGAAGGCGCGAGCGTCGAGGACGGTCTTGCCTCGGTGCGCGCCATGGTCGCCATCGCGCGCTCCGCCGAGAGTGGGCGCCGCGTCACGCTGGCCGAGGTCTCGGGAGGCGTCTGA
- a CDS encoding ROK family transcriptional regulator, whose product MSMPRAVRHINEVRALDALFRGGPMSRADLARRLGLTRSTASSIVADLIEAGLVEEDDTEAAEREVVRTGRPGTDLRLNRHHAVFLGADIGVGHETAVAIGLDAAIVAEDTVILDMKRLTPEAVVDDLAGLVRRTMARLPAPEAVRGLSVVLPGLLTRDGRLMRAPILGWYDVPVLDMLRERLPELPTIVAENDANAFAMAELYRGGEAAPREALYIFMDAGVGGGLVSGGRILRGGQGYAGEIGHIYAGEEGFANIATVPGSLESFVGRDAVLARHRFHGGAAVSFGDFLRAVEAGEPSALSTVADWGRFLGRGLATLTSVLNPEVIVLGGPVASLFAYARDQVDHSLRKHLLANHPLPEIALSALGIEGPAIGAALMLHQSMFSIDEKLVFNRTQE is encoded by the coding sequence ATGTCCATGCCGCGGGCAGTCCGCCACATCAACGAGGTCCGGGCGCTCGACGCCCTGTTCCGCGGGGGGCCGATGAGCCGCGCCGACTTGGCGCGCCGGCTCGGCCTCACCCGCTCGACCGCCAGCAGCATTGTGGCCGACCTGATCGAAGCCGGGCTGGTGGAGGAAGACGATACCGAGGCCGCCGAGCGCGAGGTGGTGCGCACCGGGCGGCCTGGCACTGACCTGCGGCTCAACCGGCATCACGCCGTCTTCCTAGGGGCTGATATCGGCGTCGGCCACGAGACGGCGGTTGCGATCGGGCTCGACGCTGCGATCGTCGCCGAGGATACCGTTATCCTGGACATGAAGCGGCTGACGCCCGAAGCCGTCGTCGACGACCTCGCCGGCCTCGTCCGCCGCACCATGGCGCGGCTGCCGGCGCCGGAGGCGGTGCGCGGCCTCAGCGTCGTGCTACCCGGATTGCTGACGCGCGACGGCAGGCTGATGCGCGCGCCCATCCTCGGCTGGTACGACGTGCCTGTGCTCGACATGCTGCGGGAACGCCTGCCCGAACTTCCCACCATCGTCGCGGAGAACGACGCCAACGCCTTTGCCATGGCCGAACTCTATCGCGGCGGCGAGGCCGCGCCGCGCGAGGCGCTCTACATCTTCATGGACGCCGGCGTCGGCGGCGGGCTGGTCAGCGGCGGCAGGATCCTGCGCGGCGGACAGGGCTATGCCGGCGAGATCGGCCACATCTATGCCGGCGAGGAAGGCTTTGCGAACATCGCCACGGTGCCCGGCTCGCTCGAAAGCTTTGTCGGTCGCGACGCCGTGTTGGCGCGCCACCGCTTCCACGGTGGCGCGGCGGTGAGCTTCGGCGACTTCCTGCGCGCGGTAGAGGCGGGAGAGCCGTCGGCGCTATCGACGGTGGCGGACTGGGGCCGCTTCCTCGGCCGTGGCCTGGCCACGCTGACCAGCGTGCTCAATCCGGAAGTCATCGTGCTCGGCGGCCCGGTGGCCTCGCTCTTCGCCTATGCGCGCGACCAAGTCGACCACTCGCTGCGCAAGCATCTCCTGGCCAACCACCCGCTGCCGGAGATCGCGCTGTCGGCGCTCGGCATAGAAGGCCCGGCGATCGGCGCCGCCTTGATGCTGCACCAGAGCATGTTCTCGATCGACGAAAAGCTCGTGTTCAACCGCACTCAGGAATAG
- a CDS encoding Fur family transcriptional regulator, with the protein MTATRELTKNQALVLGALSRAEAPLSAYGLLDQLREHGFRAPLQIYRALDKLMEFGLVHRLESINSFVACAHPHDHAHGLIAFAICDSCGAVDEFSDEVVEERLTGWSRDHAFRRAKTTIEMRGTCAACGAQ; encoded by the coding sequence ATGACCGCGACGCGTGAACTGACGAAGAACCAGGCGCTCGTGCTCGGCGCGCTTTCGAGGGCTGAGGCCCCGCTCAGCGCCTATGGGCTGCTCGACCAGCTGCGCGAGCACGGTTTTCGCGCGCCGCTGCAGATCTACCGCGCGCTCGACAAGCTGATGGAGTTCGGCCTGGTGCACCGGCTGGAGAGCATCAACTCCTTCGTCGCCTGCGCGCATCCGCACGACCACGCGCACGGACTGATCGCGTTCGCGATCTGCGACAGCTGCGGTGCGGTCGACGAGTTTTCGGACGAAGTGGTGGAGGAGCGGCTGACAGGCTGGTCGCGCGACCACGCGTTCCGGCGGGCGAAGACCACGATCGAGATGCGCGGCACCTGCGCAGCCTGCGGGGCGCAATAG
- the aztA gene encoding zinc ABC transporter ATP-binding protein AztA, translating into MSSAKVTFTDLTLGYNSHPAVHHLNGTVRAGSLTAVVGANGSGKSTLMKGIVGVLKPMAGACAIAPGSRLAYLPQQSELDRTFPARVVDLVSLGLWPRRGLLGRHGAEDRKAVADALAAVGLSGFETRPIDTLSGGQLQRALFARVLVQDANLILLDEPFNAVDARTVTDLIALIKRWHGESRTVLVVVHDLDLVRQHFPEALLLARQPVAWGDARNTLSAENLLRARQFHEAWDEHAPWCAPDDAHDHAHHDHHAGHGHHHDHAHHAPGEHHHDHAHAVDGSAHERGAA; encoded by the coding sequence ATGTCCAGCGCGAAAGTGACATTCACCGATCTGACGCTCGGCTACAACAGCCATCCGGCCGTGCACCACCTGAACGGCACGGTGCGCGCCGGCTCGCTCACCGCCGTCGTGGGCGCGAACGGGTCCGGCAAGTCGACTTTGATGAAGGGCATCGTCGGGGTGCTGAAGCCGATGGCTGGCGCCTGCGCCATAGCGCCGGGTTCGCGGCTCGCCTACCTGCCCCAGCAATCCGAGCTTGACCGCACCTTTCCGGCGCGCGTCGTCGACCTCGTCTCGCTCGGCCTCTGGCCGCGGCGTGGCCTGCTCGGCCGCCATGGCGCCGAGGACCGCAAGGCGGTGGCCGATGCGCTCGCCGCCGTCGGGCTCTCCGGCTTCGAGACTCGCCCGATAGACACGCTGTCCGGCGGACAGTTGCAGCGCGCCCTTTTCGCCCGCGTGCTCGTGCAGGACGCCAACCTCATCCTGCTCGACGAGCCGTTCAACGCCGTCGACGCCCGGACGGTCACGGACCTGATCGCGCTCATCAAGCGCTGGCATGGCGAGAGCCGCACGGTGCTGGTCGTGGTGCATGACCTCGATCTCGTGCGCCAGCATTTCCCCGAGGCGCTGCTGCTCGCCCGCCAGCCGGTCGCGTGGGGCGACGCGCGCAACACGCTCTCCGCCGAGAACCTGCTCAGGGCGCGCCAGTTCCACGAGGCCTGGGACGAGCACGCGCCATGGTGCGCGCCCGACGATGCCCACGATCACGCCCACCACGACCACCACGCGGGCCACGGACATCACCACGACCATGCCCATCACGCGCCGGGCGAACACCATCACGACCACGCCCACGCGGTGGACGGCTCCGCGCACGAGAGGGGCGCAGCCTGA
- the aztB gene encoding zinc ABC transporter permease AztB — protein MDMLYASLVQPFAEFEFMRRALIGSLLLSFSSCPVGVFLMLRRMSLAGDAMAHAILPGAAMGFLLFGLQIVPMTIGGLVAGVIAALGAGAVSRLTIQKEDASMAAFYLISLALGVLIVSLKGSSVDLMNVLFGSVLALNDEALALIALIAGVTLASLAVFWRALVAECLDPLFLRSVSRLGPPVHFVFLGLVVLNLVGGFQALGTLLSVGLMMLPAAAARFWTTRVGPMCLVAILVGAASSLSGLLLSYHAALPSGPAIILSAGVIYAVSILAGTRGIVATRARRTSHRTA, from the coding sequence ATGGACATGCTCTACGCCTCGCTGGTCCAGCCTTTCGCCGAGTTCGAGTTCATGCGCCGCGCGCTCATCGGCTCGCTGCTCCTGTCGTTCAGTTCCTGTCCGGTCGGCGTCTTCCTGATGCTGAGGCGAATGAGCCTGGCGGGCGACGCCATGGCCCACGCCATCCTGCCGGGCGCGGCGATGGGCTTCCTGCTGTTCGGGCTGCAGATCGTGCCCATGACCATCGGCGGGCTTGTGGCCGGCGTGATCGCGGCGCTGGGCGCGGGCGCAGTTTCACGGCTCACCATCCAGAAGGAAGACGCCTCGATGGCCGCCTTCTACCTGATCTCGCTGGCGCTCGGCGTCCTCATCGTCTCGCTCAAGGGCTCCAGCGTCGACCTGATGAACGTGCTGTTCGGTAGCGTGCTTGCCCTCAACGACGAGGCGCTGGCGCTGATCGCGCTCATCGCGGGCGTCACGCTGGCCTCGCTCGCGGTGTTCTGGCGGGCGCTGGTGGCCGAATGCCTGGACCCGCTCTTCCTGCGCTCGGTGTCACGGCTCGGGCCGCCGGTCCACTTCGTCTTCCTCGGGCTGGTCGTGCTCAACCTCGTCGGCGGCTTCCAGGCGCTGGGCACGCTGCTCTCGGTCGGCCTGATGATGCTGCCGGCAGCAGCCGCGCGCTTCTGGACGACGCGCGTCGGGCCGATGTGCCTCGTTGCGATCCTGGTCGGCGCAGCCTCCAGCCTGTCGGGCCTTCTCCTCTCCTACCACGCCGCCCTGCCCTCCGGGCCGGCGATCATCCTGTCGGCCGGCGTGATCTACGCCGTGTCGATCCTTGCCGGCACGCGCGGCATCGTCGCCACGCGCGCCCGCCGCACGTCCCACCGCACCGCGTGA
- the aztC gene encoding zinc ABC transporter substrate-binding protein AztC: MLKTIRTALFSSAVLLSPAALAGASAEPLKVVASFSILADFAKNVGGDRVEITTLVGPDGDAHVYEPKPADAAAVASADVVLVNGLQFEGFVPRLVEASGAKAPLVELSKGADLLPASGGHEDEAGAAHDHGSEADHDHGAHDPHAWQSVRNAKVYVTNVADAFCTADADGCDTYRANASAYGQKLDVLEAEITAAVAAIPEAKRTIITSHDAFGYLAHAYGLNFVAPKGVSTEAEASAADVAALIRQVREDRASAVFVENITNPRLIEQIATETGLEIGGALYSDALSPEGGPAATYIDMMRHNLATIKGAVTGS, translated from the coding sequence ATGCTGAAGACGATCCGGACCGCCCTTTTCTCTTCCGCCGTCCTCCTCTCGCCCGCAGCACTTGCGGGAGCATCGGCAGAACCGCTGAAGGTCGTCGCCAGTTTCTCGATCCTCGCGGACTTTGCCAAGAATGTCGGCGGCGACAGGGTCGAGATCACGACGCTGGTCGGGCCGGACGGCGACGCGCATGTCTACGAACCCAAGCCGGCCGATGCGGCGGCAGTCGCTTCCGCCGACGTCGTGCTGGTCAACGGGCTGCAGTTCGAAGGCTTCGTCCCGCGCCTGGTCGAGGCGAGCGGCGCAAAGGCGCCGCTGGTCGAGCTTTCGAAGGGAGCAGATCTCCTGCCGGCCTCCGGCGGCCACGAAGACGAGGCGGGCGCTGCGCACGACCACGGCAGCGAGGCCGACCACGATCACGGCGCCCACGATCCGCACGCCTGGCAATCGGTGCGCAACGCCAAGGTCTATGTGACCAATGTCGCGGACGCGTTCTGCACCGCCGACGCCGACGGCTGCGACACCTACCGGGCGAACGCCTCAGCCTACGGCCAGAAGCTCGATGTGCTGGAGGCCGAGATCACGGCCGCCGTCGCGGCCATCCCCGAGGCCAAGCGCACCATCATCACCTCGCACGACGCCTTCGGCTATCTCGCCCATGCCTACGGGCTGAACTTCGTCGCCCCGAAGGGCGTCTCAACCGAGGCCGAGGCGTCGGCCGCCGACGTCGCCGCCCTGATCCGCCAGGTCCGGGAGGACCGCGCGTCCGCCGTCTTCGTCGAGAACATCACGAACCCCCGCCTGATCGAGCAGATCGCCACCGAGACCGGCCTCGAAATCGGCGGCGCCCTCTACTCCGACGCCCTGTCGCCGGAAGGCGGCCCCGCCGCCACCTATATCGACATGATGCGGCACAACCTCGCCACCATCAAAGGCGCCGTCACGGGAAGCTGA
- a CDS encoding DUF1194 domain-containing protein, producing MRAALALILCLACSPVTPVAAAGDDEVDVELVLAVDASNSMDKEEFALQRAGYVNALLTPEFLNAVQSGRHGRIALTYFEWSGSIRQGSIIPWQIIDGHNSATVFAGKLAALPLGGSSGGTSISSAVAFGASLLAQSKLQGERRIIDISGDGPNNTGGPVAAVRDEAVSGGIIINGLPILIRPSQMTAAMFGTVDRYYSDCVTGGPGSFVLPIHDASEFATAIRLKLILEVSGLAARPRVLAVAALPVDCLVGEHYRLFYPDP from the coding sequence ATGCGGGCCGCACTTGCCCTGATCCTGTGTCTCGCCTGCAGCCCGGTGACCCCGGTCGCGGCCGCCGGAGATGACGAGGTCGACGTCGAGCTCGTGCTCGCCGTCGACGCCTCCAACTCCATGGACAAGGAAGAGTTCGCCCTGCAGCGGGCGGGCTACGTCAATGCGCTGCTGACCCCCGAATTCCTGAATGCCGTGCAGTCGGGCCGCCACGGGCGGATCGCGCTGACCTATTTCGAATGGTCCGGGTCGATCCGGCAGGGCTCCATCATCCCCTGGCAGATCATAGACGGCCACAACAGCGCGACCGTCTTCGCCGGGAAACTGGCGGCACTGCCGCTCGGCGGATCGTCCGGCGGCACGTCCATCTCCAGCGCGGTCGCCTTCGGCGCAAGCCTGCTTGCCCAGAGCAAGTTGCAGGGCGAGCGGCGCATCATCGACATCTCGGGCGACGGACCCAACAACACCGGCGGTCCGGTCGCAGCCGTCCGCGACGAGGCCGTGTCGGGCGGCATCATCATCAACGGCCTGCCCATCCTCATCCGGCCCTCGCAGATGACCGCGGCGATGTTCGGAACCGTCGACCGCTACTATTCCGATTGCGTGACCGGCGGCCCGGGTTCCTTCGTGCTCCCCATCCACGACGCATCCGAATTCGCCACCGCGATCCGCCTCAAGCTGATCCTGGAGGTCAGCGGCCTCGCCGCGCGGCCAAGGGTGCTGGCCGTCGCCGCGCTGCCCGTCGACTGCCTCGTCGGCGAGCATTACCGGCTGTTCTATCCGGATCCGTAG
- a CDS encoding IclR family transcriptional regulator encodes MRELTTREARPAADGSAVKIKSAERVLDVFECLGGEPDGLTFPELVKRLEVPKSSLHGLLAVLAQRQYLVFDPETRRYSFGVQLFEHGRSFLKQHVEVREAKAAMAAIVAGVNETAQLGLLRGAEGVNLATVECSHQLRMQLEVGRRFPAHATSIGKVLLAHLPESEARDRVGSGPLARFTENTFVDPEDLVAELRRIRQRGFSLDTEECIPGVFCVGIPIAGNSGAVLTGMSVTIPTSRLNGDLLARALSGLCVASLEISRRMGVGNVIPQLQELCVVDNAARALHESPARRWLEK; translated from the coding sequence ATGCGAGAGCTCACGACGAGAGAGGCGCGGCCGGCAGCGGATGGCTCGGCTGTCAAAATCAAATCGGCAGAGCGGGTTCTCGATGTCTTCGAGTGTCTGGGGGGAGAGCCCGACGGCCTGACCTTTCCCGAACTGGTGAAGCGCCTTGAAGTGCCCAAGAGCAGCCTGCACGGCCTGCTCGCCGTGCTGGCCCAGCGCCAGTATCTGGTATTCGACCCCGAGACGCGGCGCTACAGCTTCGGCGTGCAGTTGTTCGAGCACGGTCGGTCGTTTCTCAAGCAGCATGTGGAAGTGCGGGAAGCGAAGGCCGCCATGGCGGCAATCGTTGCCGGGGTGAACGAGACAGCCCAGCTCGGGTTGCTGCGCGGCGCCGAGGGCGTCAATCTCGCGACGGTGGAATGTTCCCATCAGTTGCGCATGCAGTTGGAAGTGGGGCGTCGTTTCCCTGCGCACGCGACCAGCATCGGCAAGGTCCTGCTGGCGCATCTGCCCGAGAGCGAGGCAAGGGATCGGGTGGGGAGCGGCCCGCTCGCGCGCTTCACCGAGAACACGTTCGTCGACCCGGAAGACCTGGTGGCCGAGCTTCGCAGAATCCGCCAGCGCGGCTTCAGCCTGGACACGGAAGAGTGCATTCCCGGCGTGTTCTGCGTGGGTATCCCGATCGCGGGAAATTCAGGCGCCGTGCTGACGGGAATGAGCGTGACCATCCCCACGTCGCGACTGAACGGCGATCTGCTGGCTCGCGCACTGTCGGGCCTCTGCGTTGCGAGCCTGGAAATCAGCCGGCGAATGGGCGTGGGGAACGTGATCCCGCAGCTGCAGGAGCTTTGCGTGGTGGATAACGCAGCGAGGGCGTTGCACGAATCCCCGGCAAGGCGCTGGCTGGAAAAATAG
- a CDS encoding dihydrodipicolinate synthase family protein, giving the protein MFRGIYPMQFAFFDAAGELDKAAMRRQAEGCIAAGVDGLAVLGLGTEVNKLTLSERRQVLEGAAEAAAGKVALSVTVAEPSIAAQTEFARYAVELGADWIVLQPPPVRSASESELIRFFGKVADAVDAPIGIQNAPEYTGIGLSAEGIATLARNHANFRVLKGEGPVIGIRKIIEETNGQLAVFNGRGGLELTDNLRAGCAGMVPGAESCDVQKRIFDLVTSPRAEDQAEGEALYRSLLPLVVFLMQSLDNFLVYGKLLAALRYGIESLNPRTPSFAPNPFGLACLTRAAEHLWPDLEFDRLAAICSTQASSTAPVTRS; this is encoded by the coding sequence TTGTTTCGCGGTATCTATCCGATGCAGTTCGCGTTCTTCGACGCGGCCGGCGAACTCGACAAGGCGGCGATGCGCCGTCAGGCAGAAGGCTGCATCGCGGCCGGCGTGGATGGTCTTGCGGTGCTGGGCCTCGGCACCGAGGTGAACAAGCTCACCCTGTCGGAGCGGCGGCAGGTCCTCGAGGGAGCCGCGGAAGCTGCCGCCGGCAAGGTGGCTCTCAGCGTCACCGTGGCGGAACCATCCATTGCCGCCCAGACAGAATTCGCCCGCTACGCGGTCGAGCTCGGCGCCGACTGGATCGTCCTGCAGCCTCCTCCCGTCCGCAGCGCAAGCGAGAGCGAGCTCATTCGCTTCTTCGGCAAGGTCGCTGACGCCGTGGATGCGCCGATCGGAATCCAGAATGCCCCCGAATATACCGGCATCGGATTGAGCGCCGAAGGTATTGCGACGCTGGCGCGCAATCATGCGAACTTTCGCGTCCTCAAGGGAGAAGGACCGGTCATCGGCATCCGCAAGATCATCGAGGAGACGAACGGACAGCTTGCCGTATTCAACGGTCGCGGCGGCCTGGAACTGACGGACAATCTCAGGGCCGGATGCGCGGGCATGGTTCCCGGCGCCGAAAGCTGCGACGTCCAGAAGCGCATCTTCGATCTCGTCACGTCGCCGCGCGCCGAGGATCAGGCAGAGGGAGAGGCGCTCTACCGTTCGCTGCTGCCCCTCGTCGTCTTCCTCATGCAGAGCCTCGACAACTTCCTTGTCTACGGCAAGCTGCTCGCGGCCCTCCGGTATGGCATCGAAAGCCTCAACCCGCGCACACCCTCGTTCGCTCCGAACCCGTTCGGCCTCGCCTGCCTGACGCGGGCCGCGGAACATCTTTGGCCGGACCTGGAGTTCGACCGCCTCGCGGCGATCTGCTCCACGCAAGCGAGCAGCACCGCGCCAGTCACCAGATCCTGA